CGTCGATTCAGACGGAATGCCGCCCATGTCGAAAATCTGCGTCCAGCGGAAGCTGAACCAGCCATTGCGGATGACCAGACACTTCTTGTTCGTCGCGAACTGCCGGGCAACGGCTTCCATGCCGAACGTCCCGCTGCCCGGGACGACCACAGCCGACTTCGCGTTGTAGACCTGTTTCAGGGCGGCGGAAATATCGCGCAAGACGCCCTGAAAAAGCCGCGACATATGGTTGATCGATCGGTCGGTGTAGACGACTGAATATTCGAGGAGCCCCTCGCGGTCGACATCGGGAAGTAACCCTGGCACGTTCGCCTCCGATAAAAAACGAATGGACGTCGGGCCGCATCGCGACCTCGGCACGTCGAAACAGACATCGTACGTCGCTCGGGCCATCCCTGCTGACCTGTCTTCAGCAACCGAAAGGACATTTCACATCGCGGAATTCGCGATGGATTTTTGCGCCGTCGACTTTTTGCCGCTTGAAAACGTGTTTTGCATTGCAAAAATAGTCATCTAAGCCATTGAAAAATATACGTTAATAATGTCTTATGTCTTATATAAGACTTCACTCGCGAGCGTGAAATGGCGGTAGTATTGAGTCATGCAGTTCGCTACGACAGACGCGGCGGCCCGCCAAATCATTCAGTTAAACCCGCTTTGTTCCCAGGAGAGTCACATGGCCCAATATCAAGACGACATCAAGGCAGTTGCTGGTTTGAAAGAGACTAACGGCAGCGCCTGGAATGCCATCAATCCCGAGTACGCCGCCCGCATGCGTGCCCAGAACAAGTTCAAGACGGGCCTGGATATCGCCAAGTACACGGCGAAGATCATGCGCGCCGACATGGCCGCGTATGATGCCGACCCGTCGAAGTACACGCAGTCGCTGGGTTGCTGGCACGGCTTCATCGGTCAGCAGAAGATGATCTCCATCAAGAAGCACTTCAACAGCACCGAGCGCCGTTACCTTTATCTGTCCGGCTGGATGGTGGCCGCGTTGCGCTCCGAGTTCGGCCCGCTGCCGGACCAGTCGATGCACGAAAAGACCTCCGTCAGCGCGCTGATCCGCGAGCTGTACACGTTCCTGCGTCAGGCCGACGCCCGTGAACTGGGCGGCCTGTTCCGCCAGCTCGACGCTGCCGATGGTTCTGCCAAGGCCGCGATCCAGGAAAAGATCGACAACCACGTCACGCATGTCGTGCCGATCATCGCCGACATCGATGCGGGCTTCGGCAACGCGGAAGCCACGTACCTGCTGGCCAAGCAGTTCATCGAAGCGGGCGCATGCTGCATCCAGATCGAAAACCAGGTGTCCGACGAGAAGCAGTGCGGCCACCAGGATGGCAAGGTCACCGTGCCGCACGAAGACTTCCTGGCGAAGATCCGCGCGATCCGCTACGCCTTCCTGGAGCTGGGCGTGGATGACGGCATCATCGTCGCTCGTACTGACTCGCTGGGCGCGGGCCTTACCAAGCAGATCGCCGTGACCCACACGCCGGGCGACCTGGGCGACCAGTACAACGCCTTCCTCGACTGCGAAGAATTGTCGGCCGACCAACTGGGCAATGGCGACGTCATCATCAAGCGCGACGGCAAGCTGCTGCGTCCCAAGCGCCTGCCGAGCAACCTGTTCCAGTTCCGCGCCGGCTCGGGCGAAGCGCGCTGCGTGCTGGATTGCGTCACCGCGCTGCAAAACGGCGCCGACCTGCTGTGGATCGAAACCGAAAAGCCGCATATCGCGCAGATCAACGGCATGGTGAGCGAGATTCGCAAGGTCGTCCCGAACGCGAAGCTGGTGTACAACAACAGCCCGTCGTTCAACTGGACGCTGAATTTCCGCCAGCAGGCTTACGACGCGATGAAGGCCGCGGGCAAGGATGTGTCGGCATACGACCGCGCCCAACTGATGAGCGTGGAATACGATCAGACCGAACTGGCGCAGCTCGCCGATGAAAAGATCCGTACCTTCCAGGCCGACGCGTCGCGTGAAGCAGGTATCTTCCATCATCTGATCACGCTGCCGACGTACCACACCGCCGCGTTGTCGACTGACAATCTGGCCAAGGAATACTTCGGCGATCAGGGCATGCTGGGTTACGTGGCGGGCGTGCAGCGCAAGGAAATCCGTCAGGGCATCGCGTGCGTCAAGCACCAGAACATGTCGGGCTCGGATATCGGCGATGACCACAAGGAGTACTTCAGCGGCGAAGCGGCGCTGAAGGCGGCGGGTAAGGACAACACGATGAATCAGTTCTGATACCGGCAGCGATACCTCGGGCAAACGCCAACCTGCGGGTTGGCGTTTTTTTTTGTCCGGTAAGGCAACGTCAGGCTGGTGAGTACAATCGACGAATCAGGTACGCAGGCCATGGACTCGTCTCTGCAACGGATGCTGGAAGCGATCGATGCCGACAAGGCGAAACTGGACGCGATGCGTCCGCTATCGCCTCCGGCTCTGGCTTCGCTGCGTGACAGACTGCGGCTTGAATGGACGCCCGAAGCGCATGGAGCCGGGCGCCA
The Caballeronia sp. NK8 genome window above contains:
- a CDS encoding isocitrate lyase, with translation MAQYQDDIKAVAGLKETNGSAWNAINPEYAARMRAQNKFKTGLDIAKYTAKIMRADMAAYDADPSKYTQSLGCWHGFIGQQKMISIKKHFNSTERRYLYLSGWMVAALRSEFGPLPDQSMHEKTSVSALIRELYTFLRQADARELGGLFRQLDAADGSAKAAIQEKIDNHVTHVVPIIADIDAGFGNAEATYLLAKQFIEAGACCIQIENQVSDEKQCGHQDGKVTVPHEDFLAKIRAIRYAFLELGVDDGIIVARTDSLGAGLTKQIAVTHTPGDLGDQYNAFLDCEELSADQLGNGDVIIKRDGKLLRPKRLPSNLFQFRAGSGEARCVLDCVTALQNGADLLWIETEKPHIAQINGMVSEIRKVVPNAKLVYNNSPSFNWTLNFRQQAYDAMKAAGKDVSAYDRAQLMSVEYDQTELAQLADEKIRTFQADASREAGIFHHLITLPTYHTAALSTDNLAKEYFGDQGMLGYVAGVQRKEIRQGIACVKHQNMSGSDIGDDHKEYFSGEAALKAAGKDNTMNQF